A DNA window from Nycticebus coucang isolate mNycCou1 chromosome 1, mNycCou1.pri, whole genome shotgun sequence contains the following coding sequences:
- the ENAM gene encoding enamelin, with protein MLLLQCRHEVSFPKIDNLVPRGEMKIFLVFLGLLGNSLAMPMHMPRMPGFSSKSEEMMRYGQFSFMNFPHMAHLGRAYGNGLQPPQQFPQYQVPMWPQPPPRTWPPHGPSAPKRQNKTDQTPEAHKPNQTQPKKTPQKRPLKQPPHDMPEPKEEGQTPQAFSPFSNGLFPYPPPPWHIPQRGPPPGYGRPPVSNEEGGNPYFGYFGYHGFGGRPPYYSEEMFEQDFEKPKEEDPPKAESPGTEPTANTTATATETNSTHPSPRGSPGGNDTNPTGNGGLGPSPGTPNGVTPPPAVNASGQGVPGSQSPWRPSQPNIRETYPNPNVRRFPSGRQWYPTGTAMGHRQTGTFFRNQQFQRGPRWNSFVQVARAGNPTYHKAYPSTSRGNYPNYSGNPANIRRKPQELNKHPLGASTAPLGPKHGTVSPSEKVQNPREKPLGQRERIVVPTKDPTGPWRKPQQYGVNKSNYKLPHPERSTPIPNFNSIDQRENSYHQIGDSARLPNSNGQTQSQNLPKGIVLEPRRIPYESETNQPELKHSTYQPVYPEEIPSTTRERFPPGKNTWNHQEISPPFKEDPGRQEEHLPHPSHSARGGVFYPEYNPYPPRENSPYLRSSMWDEREDSPNTMGQQENPLYPINPPDQKGTVPYNEEDPIDPTGDEPFPGQNRWGEDLSFKEGPTAHYEGERYTSHQPKEYLPYSLDNPPKPREDFPYNELYPWSPDDNFPQYNTAPTVSPPIESRGYYTNSAAGQEESTLFPSWNSWDHRIQVQGQKERGPYFYRNFWDQTVNLHKAPASPPDQKENHPYSNNSPAGLQKNPVWREGDSWNYGMQITRLNSPERKQVAFPDLIPQSYPSHQKEAHLVHLHQRGPCCAGGPTGPKDDPLALQDYTPSYGLAPGEKQDASPLYTEGSHAKHARHVITPASILPDQRNSSEKRLPGESQSPSPVRDDVSGLRRNTPCSSKRPVGQRGVVPFPEASSLQSKSTPCLKSDLGGDGSKVLEQTFEDNQLHGRTVGLTPEQLVIGAPEEGPNLEDIQSEVQGKDGERQLQRPPHVLQLPCFGSKSAKHHSSSPGTPSSNGRQGPFDGDQIVTTENPDTLLEVAPGEQFRSVNVDPLDADEHTPFEPHQRGTIPQDQPQDCLLLQA; from the exons atgTTGCTGCTGCAGTGCAGGCATGAAGTCTCTTTTCCTAAGATAGACAATTTG GTACCAAGAGGAGAAATGAAGATTTTCCTGGTCTTTCTAGGTCTGCTTGGTAATTCCCTTGCTATGCCG ATGCACATGCCCCGCATGCCGGGATTTAGCAGTAAAAGTGAGGAG ATGATGCGTTACGGCCAGTTCAGCTTCATGAACTTCCCACAT ATGGCGCACCTCGGCCGGGCCTACGGGAACGGTCTGCAGCCCCCACAGCAGTTCCCGCAGTACCAGGTGCCCATGTGGCCTCAGCCCCCGCCCAGGACGTGGCCGCCACACGGACCCTCGGCGCCCAAACGCCAGAACAAGACTGACCAAACCCCGGAGGCCCATAAACCCAACCAGACTCAGCCAAAAAAGACACCACAAAAGCGGCCTTTGAAGCAGCCGCCGCATGACATGCCGGAGCCCAAGGAAGAAGGGCAGACCCCTCAG gCCTTCTCTCCCTTCAGCAATGGGCTCTTCCCCTACCCTCCACCTCCATGGCACATCCCACAG AGGGGACCTCCACCAGGCTACGGGCGCCCGCCAGTCAGCAATGAAGAAGGAGGG AACCCCTACTTCGGATATTTTGGATATCATGGCTTTGGAGGTCGCCCACCATACTACTCAGAAGAGATGTTCGAACAAGATTTTGAAAAACCAAAAGAAGAAGATCCCCCTAAAGCCGAGAGTCCAGGCACAGAGCCCACAGCTAACACAACAGCCACAGCCACAGAGACTAATTCTACCCATCCGAGTCCCAGAGGGAGTCCGGGAGGAAATGACACCAACCCCACAGGAAACGGCGGCCTGGGGCCGAGCCCTGGGACCCCAAATGGGGTCACTCCACCCCCTGCGGTCAATGCTTCAGGCCAGGGGGTGCCAGGAAGTCAGAGCCCGTGGAGACCAAGTCAGCCAAATATTCGCGAGACTTACCCAAACCCCAATGTACGGCGTTTTCCTTCAGGAAGACAGTGGTATCCCACTGGCACTGCCATGGGCCATAGGCAGACGGGGACTTTTTTTAGAAATCAACAATTTCAAAGGGGTCCTCGGTGGAATTCCTTTGTGCAAGTAGCTCGTGCAGGAAACCCAACTTATCACAAAGCTTATCCTTCCACTTCAAGAGGCAATTATCCCAATTATTCAGGAAATCCAGCAAACATCAGAAGAAAGCCTCAGGAGCTAAATAAACACCCCCTGGGGGCCAGCACTGCTCCACTGGGTCCCAAACACGGCACTGTCAGCCCCAGTGAAAAAGTCCAGAATCCCAGGGAGAAGCCACTGGGCCAAAGGGAAAGAATAGTTGTTCCTACAAAGGATCCAACTGGGCCCTGGAGAAAGCCTCAACAGTACGGAGTTAATAAATCCAATTATAAACTGCCTCATCCCGAAAGAAGTACACCAATCCCAAATTTTAATTCTATTGATCAACGGGAAAACTCCTATCACCAAATAGGAGATTCCGCTAGACTCCCAAATTCTAATGGACAAACCCAAAGCCAAAATTTGCCCAAAGGGATTGTTTTAGAACCAAGAAGAATTCCGTATGAATCAGAAACTAACCAGCCAGAATTAAAGCACAGTACATATCAGCCTGTATACCCTGAGGAAATCCCTTCTACCACAAGGGAACGTTTTCCTCCTGGAAAAAACACTTGGAACCACCAAGAAATTTCTCCACCTTTTAAGGAGGATCCGGGGAGGCAGGAAGAACATTTGCCTCATCCTTCCCACAGTGCCAGAGGAGGCGTTTTCTACCCTGAGTATAACCCCTACCCTCCCCGGGAAAACTCCCCATACCTCAGGAGCAGTATGTGGGATGAGAGGGAGGATTCTCCCAATACTATGGGGCAGCAAGAAAAtccactgtaccccataaatcctCCAGACCAGAAAGGGACAGTCCCTTATAATGAAGAGGACCCAATCGATCCAACTGGAGATGAACCTTTTCCGGGACAAAATAGATGGGGTGAGGACCTGAGCTTTAAAGAAGGCCCAACAGCTCACTATGAAGGGGAGCGATACACCTCACATCAGCCCAAAGAGTATCTTCCCTACTCCCTAGATAATCCGCCAAAACCCAGGGAGGACTTTCCTTACAATGAACTTTATCCCTGGAGCCCAGATGATAATTTCCCCCAATATAATACGGCTCCTACTGTGTCACCACCTATAGAGAGCAGGGGCTATTACACCAACAGTGCCGCTGGACAGGAGGAAAGCACTTTGTTTCCTTCATGGAACTCTTGGGACCACAGGATTCAAGTCCAaggacagaaggaaagaggaCCATATTTTTACAGAAATTTCTGGGACCAGACAGTAAATTTACACAAAGCCCCAGCTAGTCCACCAGACCAGAAAGAGAACCATCCCTATTCCAATAACTCCCCTGCCGGGCTTCAGAAAAATCCAGTGTGGCGTGAAGGTGACAGTTGGAACTATGGCATGCAAATTACTAGGCTAAATTCACCAGAAAGAAAACAGGTGGCTTTCCCAGACTTAATTCCTCAAAGTTACCCATCACATCAAAAAGAAGCACATTTAGTTCACCTACACCAAAGAGGTCCCTGCTGCGCGGGTGGCCCCACAGGGCCCAAGGATGACCCACTGGCTCTACAAGACTACACTCCATCCTATGGCCTTGCGCCAGGGGAGAAGCAAGATGCCAGCCCGCTATATACAGAAGGGAGTCATGCCAAGCATGCCAGACACGTCATCACCCCAGCAAGTATTCTACCCGACCAAAGAAATAGCTCAGAGAAGAGACTGCCCGGGGAAAGCCAGAGCCCGAGTCCTGTTAGAGATGATGTGTCCGGTCTGAGGAGGAACACGCCATGTTCTTCAAAGAGGCCAGTGGGCCAGAGGGGAGTTGTGCCCTTTCCCGAAGCCAGTTCCCTTCAATCAAAGAGTACACCGTGTCTCAAAAGTGACCTTGGAGGAGATGGGAGCAAAGTTCTGGAACAAACTTTTGAAGACAACCAGCTCCATGGAAGAACAGTCGGCCTTACTCCTGAGCAGCTTGTTATTGGTGCCCCTGAAGAAGGCCCCAACCTAGAAGACATCCAGAGTGAGGTCCAGGGCAAGGACGGTGAGAGGCAGCTGCAAAGACCACCTCACGTCCTGCAGTTACCATGCTTTGGCTCCAAATCAGCAAAGCATCACTCTTCCAGCCCTGGGACCCCGTCTAGCAATGGAAGGCAAGGCCCATTTGATGGGGATCAAATTGTGACTACAGAAAATCCTGACACATTGCTAGAGGTAGCTCCCGGAGAGCAGTTTAGGAGTGTGAACGTAGACCCACTTGATGCAGATGAACACACTCCCTTTGAACCCCATCAGAGGGGGACCATCCCCCAGGACCAGCCACAAGACTGCTTACTACTTCAGGCCTAA